Proteins from a single region of Centropristis striata isolate RG_2023a ecotype Rhode Island chromosome 9, C.striata_1.0, whole genome shotgun sequence:
- the spata18 gene encoding mitochondria-eating protein yields the protein MADTLRRLTNTCSFSVLQDKLESWHKDYHVISCDQNLNRCCELIELTAKIQGQLFAILNLTAAEGGHYAGVDTLKTRLLPWLGTCFSMARSSVTDDTSLQLIQESVEKDRRIRELSASHDSDMQKMDTQLCSTRLQLDSVRAELSETHKELDETKSKSATTLLATEDEILQLKADLRSAHEQIDMYKRKLETLDDYERQIRLLRDEVSYLSTDKAMLQERLVRSRSPSPLPRLSRSSSPMRSESPTRAQLTNSSRYARLVSRFSDLYAVERLEAQTLLRRYIADLEMVQKIIFIAVVEAFKTAKLAYRQFKLRVRKTLSSSHFGLESLEDAAVDYIVRNLDLYDVQASINDVINAMNVNPRISFPPEVDFVLISALIRETCRVAFAMQTLDPPLDLAFSSDGELYIDNKYRRSYDSEFTAPLVMYHVWPALVEGDAVVVKGEAVTRRGAQWSRSRSRSVSPVRSRSLSPTRSLAFNSKRSLSPERLRASHL from the exons GTGATTTCCTGTGACCAGAACCTAAACAGATGTTGTGAGCTTATTGAACTAACAGCCAAGATCCAGGGCCAACTGTTCGCCATCCTCAACCTCACGGCCGCTGAGG GTGGACACTATGCTGGAGTGGACACTCTCAAAACACGTCTTCTGCCATGGCTTGGGACCTGTTTTTCAATGGCGAGGTCCTCAGTTACTGACGACACCAGTCTACAGCTCATCCAG GAGTCAGTAGAGAAGGACAGGAGGATCAGGGAGCTCTCTGCCTCCCATGACAGTGACATGCAGAAGATGGACACTCAGCTATGCTCCACTCGCTTGCAGCTGGACTCTGTCAGAGCAGA attGTCTGAGACTCATAAGGAACTGGATGAGACAAAGAGCAAATCAGCAACCACTCTGCTGGCCACTGAAGATGAAATATTGCAACTGAAAGCAGA TTTACGATCCGCACATGAGCAGATTGATATGTATAAGAGGAAGCTGGAGACTCTTGATGATTATGAGCGGCAGATTCGCTTGCTGAGAGATGAAGTGTCCTACCTGAGCACTGATAAGGCCATGCTGCAGGAGAG GTTGGTGAGAAGCCGTTCTCCGAGCCCCTTGCCGAGGCTCAGTCGCTCCTCCAGCCCCATGAGGAGTGAGTCGCCCACCAGAGCTCAGTTGACCAACTCCTCCCGCTACGCACGCCTCGTGTCACGCTTCAGTGACCTGTATGCTGTGGAGCGTCTGGAGGCCCAGACTCTGCTTCGACGTTACATCGCTGACTTAGAGATGGTCCAGAAAATCATCTTCATTGCTGTTGTG GAAGCCTTTAAGACAGCAAAACTGGCTTACCGTCAGTTCAAGCTGCGTGTGAGAAAGACATTGTCCTCATCCCACTTTGGGCTTGAAAGTCTGGAGGATGCAGCTGTGGACTACATTGTCAGAAACCTGGACCTCTATGACGTTCAGGCCAGCATCAAT GATGTGATCAATGCCATGAACGTGAACCCTCGGATCTCTTTCCCGCCAGAGGTGGACTTTGTCCTCATCAGTGCCTTAATCAGGGAGACATGCAGGGTGGCCTTTGCCATGCAGACACTGGACCCCCCGCTTGACTTGGCCTTTTCCAGTGATGGAGAACTTTACATTGACAACAA GTATCGTCGCAGCTATGACTCTGAGTTCACGGCTCCTCTGGTCATGTACCATGTGTGGCCAGCCTTGGTGGAAGGAGATGCTGTGGTAGTGAAGGGCGAGGCTGTGACTAGAAGGGGTGCTCAG tgGAGTAGAAGCCGGAGCAGGAGTGTTAGCCCTGtgcgctctcgctctctcagcCCAACTCGCAGTCTT gcaTTTAACAGCAAAAGAAGCCTGTCTCCTGAACGCCTCAGAGCTAGCCATCTGTGA